The Streptomyces sp. P9-A4 genome contains a region encoding:
- the ilvA gene encoding threonine ammonia-lyase — protein sequence MSFRGPDPLHRLMLDDVRGAQKMLSGVARVTAMEGSRHLSSLVGAPVQLKCENLQRTGSFKLRGAYVRIAGLRPEERAAGVVAASAGNHAQGVALASKLLGVHATVFMPVGAPLPKVAATREYGAEVRMHGHVVDETLAAAEQYARETGAVFIHPFDHPDVIVGQGTVGLEILEQCPEVRTILVGVGGGGLAAGIGLAVKSVRPDVRVVGVQAEGAAAYPPSLAAGHPVVVESPVTMADGIKVGRPGDVPFALVREYVDEVRTVTEDQLSSALLLCLERAKLVVEPAGASPVAAILGDPKAFRGPVVAVLSGGNVDPLLLQRILRHGMSAAGRYLSLRLRVTDRPGALAMLLTVLTVVDANVLDVSHVRTDPRLGLTEAEVELHLETKGPEHCREVEEALRDAGYKILD from the coding sequence ATGAGCTTCCGTGGGCCAGACCCCTTGCACCGCCTGATGCTCGATGACGTGCGGGGGGCGCAGAAGATGCTGTCCGGGGTGGCCCGGGTGACGGCCATGGAGGGCAGCCGCCATCTGTCCTCGCTGGTGGGGGCGCCCGTACAGCTCAAGTGCGAGAACCTCCAGCGGACCGGTTCCTTCAAACTGCGCGGGGCGTACGTCCGGATCGCCGGCCTGCGGCCCGAGGAGCGGGCGGCGGGCGTCGTCGCCGCCTCGGCCGGCAACCACGCGCAGGGCGTCGCGCTCGCCTCGAAGCTGCTCGGGGTGCACGCCACCGTCTTCATGCCGGTCGGCGCCCCGCTCCCGAAGGTCGCGGCGACCCGGGAGTACGGCGCCGAGGTCCGGATGCACGGCCATGTCGTGGACGAGACGCTCGCGGCGGCGGAGCAGTACGCGCGGGAGACCGGCGCCGTCTTCATCCACCCCTTCGACCACCCCGACGTCATCGTGGGGCAGGGCACGGTGGGACTGGAGATCCTGGAGCAGTGCCCGGAGGTCCGGACGATCCTCGTGGGCGTCGGCGGGGGCGGGCTCGCGGCCGGCATCGGCCTCGCGGTGAAGTCGGTGCGCCCGGACGTGCGGGTGGTCGGGGTGCAGGCGGAGGGCGCGGCGGCCTACCCGCCCTCGCTGGCCGCCGGGCACCCGGTGGTGGTCGAGTCGCCGGTGACGATGGCGGACGGCATCAAGGTGGGGCGGCCGGGCGACGTGCCGTTCGCGTTGGTCCGGGAGTACGTCGACGAGGTCCGTACGGTCACCGAGGACCAGCTCTCCTCCGCGCTGCTGCTCTGCCTCGAACGGGCCAAGCTCGTCGTCGAACCGGCGGGCGCCAGCCCGGTGGCGGCCATCCTCGGCGACCCCAAGGCCTTCCGGGGGCCGGTGGTGGCGGTCCTCTCCGGCGGAAACGTCGACCCGCTGCTGCTCCAGCGCATCCTGCGGCACGGCATGTCCGCCGCGGGCCGCTATCTGAGCCTGCGGCTGCGGGTGACGGACCGGCCGGGGGCCCTCGCGATGCTGCTCACGGTGCTCACCGTCGTCGACGCGAACGTCCTGGACGTGAGCCATGTGCGGACCGATCCCCGGCTCGGCCTGACGGAGGCGGAGGTCGAACTGCACCTGGAGACGAAGGGCCCGGAGCACTGCCGGGAGGTGGAGGAGGCGCTGCGGGACGCGGGCTACAAGATCCTGGACTGA
- a CDS encoding helix-turn-helix domain-containing protein, whose product MTVGTHRTSDTGCMGINGRTDGTEAMTEGRTRGAEERSGGCAGCEGCEATPWAELAAEMRRIKSTAELSYGQLAQRTHYSRSSWERFLNQKQLPTRIAVEQFAAASGQDPRPLLIRLERSLAHETAARTGVARTEAPLVGAAAGTRSGGGPGGDRPEHVPPLQPLGLVVVGALVGGLATLLARANRARRLG is encoded by the coding sequence ATGACGGTCGGAACGCACCGCACGAGTGACACCGGCTGCATGGGAATCAACGGCCGGACGGACGGGACGGAGGCCATGACGGAGGGACGGACGCGGGGTGCGGAGGAGAGATCCGGCGGGTGCGCCGGCTGCGAGGGCTGCGAGGCGACGCCGTGGGCGGAGCTCGCCGCCGAGATGCGCCGGATCAAGAGCACCGCGGAGCTGAGCTACGGGCAGCTCGCGCAGCGCACCCACTACAGCCGCTCCTCCTGGGAGCGGTTCCTGAACCAGAAGCAGCTGCCGACCCGGATCGCGGTCGAGCAGTTCGCGGCGGCCTCGGGGCAGGACCCCCGGCCGCTGCTGATCCGCCTGGAACGCTCCCTCGCCCATGAGACGGCCGCGCGCACGGGGGTCGCGCGGACGGAGGCGCCGCTGGTCGGCGCGGCGGCGGGCACGCGCTCGGGCGGGGGGCCGGGAGGCGACCGGCCCGAGCACGTCCCGCCGCTCCAGCCCCTCGGCCTGGTCGTGGTGGGGGCGCTGGTCGGCGGGCTGGCGACGCTGCTCGCACGCGCGAACAGGGCGCGTCGGCTGGGGTGA